Genomic DNA from Candidatus Abyssobacteria bacterium SURF_5:
ACGGTGCGCTGATGCGGGGCGGAGATTTTTCAGGATTGGGATAAACGGCGGTAAGAAAGCCCCCCTAACACAGCACGTCCCGGGGCACCCGGAGCTGGTTGTTAAACAATAATGAATAATTGCACTGAAGAGTTAACAGAGTAATACTAGTATTGAGGGAAGAAGAGACAAACAAATACGTCGCAAGAGGATTTAGGCGAACTCTTTTTTGAAAGGAGGGATAAAACATGGCACTGGTCAGATGGCGTCCCGGTTTTGAGCTTGAACCGTTTCGGAACCTGATGAGGATTCAGGACGAGATCAACCGTTTGTTCGATCTCTCGCTCGGATTTCCTGAACGACGGGGGATCGAGGCCGAATGGGCTCCTGCTGTCGATGTATACGAGGACGAAAATAATATCTTTGTGAAAGCGGAATTACCGGGACTGACCGACAAGGATATCGACGTGAATGTCATTGACAGCAATCTGGTCATCAAGGGTGAGAAAAAGAAAGAGGAAGAAAGAAAAGAAAAGAATTATTACCGGATCGAGCGGACATATGGCGCTTTTCAGCGGTCGATTCCGCTGCCGACTGCGGTTGATACAGAAAAAGTGAAAGCCTCCTTCAAGAGCGGCATCCTGGAAATAGAGATGCCGAAAAAGGAAGAGGCAAAACCAAAACAGATAAAAGTAAAGACTGAATGATTTCTTTCAGATTCTCTTGCGCGCCCCTTCTCCCTGCTTACCGGAAGGAGGATGGGAATGGAATATGATCGTTTCATAGAGGAAGTCAAGAATCTGGAGTTTATTCCTAATCGCGACACTGCCGATGCCGCCGTCAAGGCAGTCTTGGGCATTTTGGCGAGCCGGCTCGAAGAGGCGGAGGCGCAAAAACTGGTCGAGAAGCTTCCGGGCCCGTTGACCCTCGAGCGGCTGCGGGGCCATCAGGTGCGGCCAGAGAAGATTTCCGTTGAAGAATACATCATCGAGATCGCTCAGCAGTTCCGCATAGCGGGCGATCAGGCCGAAACCCTTATTAAGACTGTTCTGCATCTGGCTAAAGATTTGCTTGGCGACGAGACGATGTCTGAGCTGGAGCACGCGCTCCCATCGGACTGGAAAGCAACGATCGAGAGCGCCTGAAAAAAAGGGAAATGGCTGCAGAAACTACCTTTTTGAATACGGAGTTTCCGTTATCCTTCGACGGGGCTTTCCGCCTTCTGTCCTTGCAGGATTCGCTGTGTTTCGGCTATCTCCTCGGGTGTAACGGCTTTGCGCAGGCGCTCCATGCGCTGCATCACTTCCTGGAACCGCACGCCTTCGGCGGCGCTGATCCACTCGAGCGCCAGTCGTTCCTTGCGGATTCCGAGCTTGTCCATCTTCTTCCACAACTTGCCGATGCGGCGCTCCGTCCAATGGTTCGCATTTATATAATGGCAGTCGCCGATATGGCAGCCGGAAACCAGAACGACCGGCGCCCCTTTCTCGAAGGCGCGCCACACGAATTTCTCATGAACGCGTCCCGAGCACATCGTGCGGATCAACCGGCCGTTGGACGGATACTGAAGCCGCGACACTCCGGCGAAATCGGCGCCCGCGTATGAGCACCAGTTACAGGCGAAAACCGGGATCCGCTCCGCCGGCTGCTCTTCAAGGATGGCATCGATCTGCGCCTCGATCTGATCGTCGGTAAAATGATGCATCTCGATGGCGCCAGCCGGACATTCGGCCGCGCACGTCCCGCAGCCCGCACAGGCGGCGGTCGTGACAACAGCGGGCTTTTTCGCGCGCGTATCGACATCGATGGCATTATACGGGCATACTTTCGCGCACAGGCCGCACGAGGTGCACAAATCCGGATTGACTTCCGCCGTGATCGACTCGACCTTCAGGCGTCCTGGATTCATCAGCCGCATCGACCGGGCCGCCGCGGCGGACGCCTGCGTCACCGATTCGCGGATATCCTTCGGTCCGTCGGCGCAGCCGGCGAAAAAGACGCCGCGCGTGGCGGAATCGACCGGCTGAAGCTTGGGATGCGCTTCGAGGAAGAACCCTTCGGACGTGCGCTGCAGCGTCAGCATCTCCTGCACAATGTTCATGTCCTCCGGCGGCTGGAGGGCAACCGCCAGCACCACCATTTCCACCCGGTGTGTTTCGAGTTCGTTGCTTGCGGTATTCTCGACGGTCAGAATCAGGTCGCGCGTCTTCGGGTCTTCCTTGATTGAGCCGGGAAGCCCGCGTATGTAGCGCACGCCCGTCCCTTTACTCCGCCGGAACAACTCCTCGAACCCCTTGCCGAACGCCCGAATATCGATATAAAACACTTTCACCTCGATATCGGGATAGTGCTCCTTCAACATGAGCGTGCTCTTGATCGTGTTCATGCAGCAGATGTTCGAGCAATAGGGACGCCCGCGCGTCTGCGAGCGCGAGCCGACGCATTGGATGAACGCGATAGATTTCGGTTGTCGGCGATCCGTGAGGCGAACTACCTCTCCCTTGGTCGGGCCCCCCGCATTGATCAGACGTTCCAACTCGATACTCGTGACGACGTTCTCATACCTGGTGTATCCGTACTCGTCAAGGATCGTCGGATCATAAATATCGATGCCGGTGGCGACAATTATTGTGCCGACGTCGAATTCGAGCATTTCATCATTCATGTTGAAGTCGATGCAGTGTTTCTCGCACTTCAAGATGCATTTGCCGCAGATTATCGGATTGTGGCCGAGACAATTCTTCATGTCGACGACATATGCGGAAGGAACCGCCTGGGGAAACGGAGAATAGATCGCCCGGCGCGTGTTCAGCCCCATGTTGAATTCATCCGGAACGGTGACAGGGCAATCCTTAATACAGTCGCCGCAGGCGGTGCATTCGCCTTCCTTT
This window encodes:
- a CDS encoding Hsp20/alpha crystallin family protein; its protein translation is MALVRWRPGFELEPFRNLMRIQDEINRLFDLSLGFPERRGIEAEWAPAVDVYEDENNIFVKAELPGLTDKDIDVNVIDSNLVIKGEKKKEEERKEKNYYRIERTYGAFQRSIPLPTAVDTEKVKASFKSGILEIEMPKKEEAKPKQIKVKTE
- a CDS encoding DUF2267 domain-containing protein is translated as MGMEYDRFIEEVKNLEFIPNRDTADAAVKAVLGILASRLEEAEAQKLVEKLPGPLTLERLRGHQVRPEKISVEEYIIEIAQQFRIAGDQAETLIKTVLHLAKDLLGDETMSELEHALPSDWKATIESA
- a CDS encoding hydrogenase iron-sulfur subunit; this encodes MQETGTNETCRIGVYVCHCGLNIAGVVDCEAVAERAKQLPDVVLARHDGYLCSEPGQNLIKKDIQEEGLNRIVVASCSPRLHEPTFRQCISEAGLNPYLLEMANLREQCSWVHGHDREGATLKAGDLVRSAVARARRLKTRAETEVPIRRSTLVIGGGIAGIQAALDLADSGYKVILVEKEPSIGGIMARLDKTFPTMDCSIUILGPKMTDAGRHPNITLLTLSEVKKVTGYVGNFHVQVLKRARYVKEGECTACGDCIKDCPVTVPDEFNMGLNTRRAIYSPFPQAVPSAYVVDMKNCLGHNPIICGKCILKCEKHCIDFNMNDEMLEFDVGTIIVATGIDIYDPTILDEYGYTRYENVVTSIELERLINAGGPTKGEVVRLTDRRQPKSIAFIQCVGSRSQTRGRPYCSNICCMNTIKSTLMLKEHYPDIEVKVFYIDIRAFGKGFEELFRRSKGTGVRYIRGLPGSIKEDPKTRDLILTVENTASNELETHRVEMVVLAVALQPPEDMNIVQEMLTLQRTSEGFFLEAHPKLQPVDSATRGVFFAGCADGPKDIRESVTQASAAAARSMRLMNPGRLKVESITAEVNPDLCTSCGLCAKVCPYNAIDVDTRAKKPAVVTTAACAGCGTCAAECPAGAIEMHHFTDDQIEAQIDAILEEQPAERIPVFACNWCSYAGADFAGVSRLQYPSNGRLIRTMCSGRVHEKFVWRAFEKGAPVVLVSGCHIGDCHYINANHWTERRIGKLWKKMDKLGIRKERLALEWISAAEGVRFQEVMQRMERLRKAVTPEEIAETQRILQGQKAESPVEG